In Afipia sp. GAS231, a single window of DNA contains:
- a CDS encoding GNAT family N-acetyltransferase, whose product MPFLEPVTLRGEHARLEPLSQDQCAGLTEAVSDGDLYKLWYTAVPTPEGMRKEIDRRLGLLTAGSMLPFTVYDADGKIAGMTTYMNVDAANRRVEIGSTWYAKRVQRSAVNTQCKLLLLTHAFEKMDCIAVEFRTHFFNHQSRRGIERLGAKQDGILRSHQIAPNGTLRDTVVYSIIASEWPTVKAHLNYQLNDKPR is encoded by the coding sequence ATGCCCTTCCTTGAACCTGTCACCCTGCGCGGCGAACACGCGCGGCTCGAGCCGCTGTCGCAAGATCAATGTGCCGGGCTCACCGAAGCCGTCAGCGACGGCGATCTGTACAAGCTCTGGTACACCGCCGTGCCCACGCCGGAAGGCATGCGCAAGGAAATCGATCGCCGGCTCGGCCTGCTCACGGCAGGCTCCATGCTGCCGTTCACGGTTTACGACGCCGACGGCAAGATCGCGGGCATGACGACCTACATGAACGTCGATGCGGCCAACCGCCGCGTCGAGATCGGATCGACCTGGTATGCCAAGCGTGTGCAGCGCAGCGCGGTCAATACGCAGTGCAAATTGCTGCTGCTGACCCACGCTTTCGAGAAGATGGATTGCATCGCGGTCGAGTTCCGCACGCATTTCTTCAATCACCAGAGCCGGCGCGGCATCGAACGGCTCGGCGCCAAGCAGGACGGTATTTTGCGCAGCCACCAGATCGCGCCGAACGGCACGTTGCGCGACACCGTGGTTTACAGCATCATCGCCAGCGAATGGCCGACGGTGAAGGCGCATCTCAATTATCAACTCAACGACAAGCCGCGGTAA
- a CDS encoding PDR/VanB family oxidoreductase → MRFAEQWSWCTVDDIRDVTPTIREFRLRPDHGQVPPCPPGSHIGVTVLIDRQPARRSYSLVANDDPGTYRIAVRLAPDSRGGSRGMWNLNAGARIEISSPASLIEIDWSRKNYCLIAGGIGITPITGIATALRRRNVDATLHYAVKSRGDAAFLDELSALLGDRLTVHAGDEGERIDLEATFHALPADTIAVMCGPMRMLEAARRAWNDAGRAPADLRYETFGSSGLLPTAEFRVRLKDSDTELVVSQTSSMLDALNSAGFEVMSDCQRGECGVCAVDVIAVDGEIDHRDVFFSDAQKRDNHKICPCVSRAIGVVTIDTLYRPEV, encoded by the coding sequence ATGCGCTTTGCCGAGCAATGGAGCTGGTGCACCGTGGATGATATCCGCGACGTGACGCCTACGATCCGCGAATTCCGCTTGCGTCCCGACCACGGCCAGGTGCCGCCCTGCCCGCCCGGCAGCCATATCGGCGTCACCGTGCTGATCGACCGACAGCCGGCCCGGCGGTCCTACTCGCTGGTGGCGAACGACGATCCCGGCACCTATCGCATCGCGGTGCGGCTGGCGCCGGACAGCCGCGGCGGCTCGCGCGGCATGTGGAATTTGAATGCGGGTGCGCGGATCGAAATTTCCAGCCCGGCATCGCTGATCGAGATCGACTGGAGCCGGAAAAATTATTGCCTGATCGCGGGCGGCATCGGCATCACCCCGATCACCGGCATTGCCACCGCATTGCGCCGCCGGAACGTCGATGCAACCCTGCACTATGCCGTGAAGTCGCGCGGCGACGCCGCGTTCCTCGACGAGTTGTCCGCGTTGCTCGGCGACCGGCTGACCGTGCACGCCGGCGATGAGGGCGAGCGGATCGATCTCGAAGCCACCTTCCACGCCTTGCCCGCTGACACGATCGCCGTGATGTGCGGACCGATGCGGATGCTGGAGGCCGCGCGGCGCGCCTGGAACGACGCCGGCCGCGCACCGGCCGACCTGCGCTACGAGACCTTCGGCTCGAGCGGCCTGCTCCCGACCGCCGAATTCCGCGTGCGGCTGAAGGACTCCGACACCGAGCTCGTGGTTTCGCAGACGAGTTCGATGCTCGACGCGCTCAACAGCGCCGGCTTCGAGGTGATGTCGGACTGCCAGCGCGGCGAATGCGGCGTCTGCGCCGTCGATGTCATTGCGGTCGACGGCGAGATCGATCATCGCGACGTCTTCTTCAGCGATGCGCAGAAGCGTGACAACCACAAGATCTGCCCTTGCGTATCGCGCGCGATCGGCGTCGTCACCATCGACACGCTGTATCGGCCGGAAGTTTAG
- a CDS encoding GMC family oxidoreductase, translating to METFDYVIIGAGSAGSVLANRLSEDSSTRVCVLEAGPTDWHPYIHLPAGFIKTFHMKSINWAYQQEVGPWTGGRSIYAPRGKTLGGSSSINGHIYNRGQRQDFDTWAQLGNRGWGYPDILPYFKRLERRIGEGDETFRGRDGNLTVTTMDWQDPLCEAFMEGAVSLGIPRNPDYNGAIQEGVSYCQRTIENGLRMSAAKAFLHPAVKRGNVDVRTHAHVTNIIFEGKRAVGVRYLRGGKGGAPVEVRAAKEVILSGGTYNSPQVLQLSGVGSPELLGSLGIEVRHALPGVGEGLQDHYAPRTVARVKNIRTINEMRRGLSLWVEALKWATTRRGLLSLSPTMVYCFWHSGETTESSDLQLTFTPASYKEGVQGQLEDEPGMTIASWQQRPESRGYVRLRSADPFTPPIIQTNYLVEELDRRVVVAGMKLARRLMASAPLSQYYAYEDFPGPKVQSDDEFLAAVTERGTTTFHPGCTCRMGPADAKWAVVDDQLRVHGLEGLRVVDASIMPRMISANLNASTLMIADKASDMIRGKTSPEAVKLPA from the coding sequence ATGGAAACGTTCGATTACGTGATCATCGGCGCGGGCTCCGCGGGCAGTGTGCTCGCCAACCGGCTCAGCGAAGATTCCTCGACTCGCGTCTGCGTACTCGAAGCGGGGCCGACGGACTGGCATCCCTACATCCATCTGCCGGCCGGCTTCATCAAGACGTTCCATATGAAGAGCATCAACTGGGCCTATCAGCAGGAGGTCGGCCCGTGGACCGGCGGCCGCAGCATCTACGCGCCGCGCGGCAAGACGCTCGGCGGTTCGTCCTCGATCAACGGCCACATCTACAACCGCGGCCAGCGCCAGGACTTCGACACCTGGGCGCAGCTCGGCAATCGCGGCTGGGGCTATCCAGATATCCTGCCCTACTTCAAGCGGCTGGAACGGCGGATCGGTGAAGGCGACGAAACGTTTCGCGGGCGCGACGGCAATCTGACCGTCACGACCATGGATTGGCAGGATCCGCTGTGCGAAGCGTTCATGGAGGGGGCCGTCAGTCTCGGCATCCCCAGAAATCCCGATTATAACGGCGCGATCCAGGAGGGGGTGTCGTACTGCCAGCGCACGATCGAGAACGGCCTGCGCATGAGTGCAGCGAAGGCATTCCTGCATCCGGCGGTGAAGCGGGGCAACGTCGATGTGCGGACGCACGCACATGTCACCAACATCATTTTCGAAGGCAAGCGCGCGGTCGGCGTGCGCTACCTGAGGGGCGGCAAGGGCGGCGCGCCGGTCGAGGTGCGCGCGGCCAAGGAAGTCATCCTGTCCGGCGGCACCTATAATTCGCCGCAGGTGCTGCAATTGTCCGGCGTCGGCTCGCCGGAATTGCTGGGCTCGCTCGGCATCGAGGTGCGTCACGCACTGCCGGGTGTCGGCGAAGGCCTGCAGGACCATTACGCGCCGCGCACGGTCGCGCGCGTCAAGAACATCCGGACCATCAATGAAATGCGGCGCGGCCTCAGCCTCTGGGTCGAGGCGTTGAAATGGGCCACCACGCGCCGCGGCCTGCTCTCGCTGTCGCCGACCATGGTCTATTGCTTCTGGCACTCCGGCGAGACCACCGAGAGCTCCGACCTGCAATTGACGTTCACGCCCGCGAGTTACAAGGAAGGCGTGCAGGGCCAGCTCGAGGACGAGCCCGGCATGACCATCGCATCCTGGCAGCAGCGGCCCGAAAGCCGCGGCTATGTCCGTCTCCGTTCGGCCGATCCGTTTACGCCGCCGATCATCCAGACCAATTATCTGGTCGAGGAACTCGACCGCCGCGTCGTCGTCGCCGGCATGAAGCTGGCGCGCCGGCTGATGGCCTCCGCGCCGCTGTCGCAATATTACGCCTATGAAGATTTCCCGGGACCGAAGGTGCAGAGCGACGACGAATTCCTCGCCGCCGTCACCGAGCGCGGCACCACCACGTTCCATCCCGGCTGCACCTGCCGGATGGGACCGGCGGACGCCAAATGGGCCGTGGTCGACGACCAGTTGCGCGTGCACGGGCTTGAGGGCCTGCGCGTGGTCGATGCCTCGATCATGCCGCGGATGATCTCGGCCAACCTCAACGCCTCGACCCTGATGATCGCCGACAAGGCCTCCGACATGATCCGCGGCAAGACGTCGCCGGAAGCCGTGAAGTTGCCGGCCTAA
- a CDS encoding SMP-30/gluconolactonase/LRE family protein encodes MANVRVIATGLEFPEGPVVMPDGSVVLVEIRGKRLTRCWPDGRKQVVAEIPGGPNGAALGPDGKMYICNNGGFGWIPTRNTFMPGPPSAAEYIGGSIQRVDLTTGKVETVIDKVGEHPLKGPNDLVFDKHGGLWFTDLGKRRARDMDVGAFYYLKPGMKEVVEGAFGMMPANGIGISPDENTVYVAETPTARLWAFDLAAPGEVKPRDPIYRGERGKPIAGLGGYQMFDSLAVEASGNICVATLISGCISVIAPDGKLVEQVETGDRMTTNIAFGGPDLKTAYITLSGKGELVAMDWARPGLALNFLNK; translated from the coding sequence ATGGCCAATGTTCGCGTGATCGCCACTGGATTGGAGTTTCCAGAAGGGCCGGTGGTGATGCCCGACGGCTCGGTGGTGCTGGTCGAAATCCGCGGTAAACGCCTGACGCGCTGCTGGCCCGACGGCCGCAAGCAAGTGGTCGCGGAAATCCCCGGCGGCCCCAATGGCGCGGCGCTCGGTCCTGACGGCAAGATGTACATCTGCAACAACGGCGGTTTTGGCTGGATCCCGACGCGCAATACCTTCATGCCGGGCCCGCCGTCGGCGGCCGAATATATCGGCGGCTCGATCCAGCGCGTCGATCTCACCACCGGCAAGGTCGAGACCGTGATCGACAAGGTCGGCGAGCATCCGCTGAAGGGGCCGAACGACCTCGTGTTCGACAAACACGGCGGGCTCTGGTTCACCGATCTCGGCAAGCGCCGCGCCCGCGATATGGATGTCGGCGCGTTCTACTATCTCAAGCCCGGCATGAAGGAGGTCGTCGAAGGCGCTTTCGGCATGATGCCGGCCAACGGCATCGGCATCTCGCCGGACGAAAACACCGTCTATGTCGCGGAGACGCCGACGGCGCGGCTGTGGGCGTTCGATCTCGCCGCGCCCGGCGAGGTCAAGCCGCGCGATCCGATCTACCGCGGCGAACGCGGCAAGCCGATCGCGGGACTCGGCGGCTACCAGATGTTCGATTCGCTGGCGGTGGAAGCCTCCGGCAATATCTGCGTCGCGACGTTGATCTCGGGCTGCATCTCGGTGATCGCGCCCGATGGCAAGTTGGTCGAGCAGGTCGAGACCGGCGACCGCATGACCACCAACATCGCCTTCGGCGGCCCCGATCTGAAGACCGCCTACATCACGCTGTCAGGCAAGGGCGAACTGGTCGCGATGGACTGGGCGCGGCCCGGTCTGGCGCTGAATTTTTTGAATAAGTGA
- a CDS encoding GntR family transcriptional regulator, whose product MSDRDVERSVSQTVRAQLALRDMILSAQLRPGERISELQAVDITGVSRTPVRLALVRLEDEGLLQAIPSGGFMVKALTERDILDSIELRGTLEGLAARFAAERGVSARSLEPLKECLADIDQLVRQDPISVEAFSAYVTMNARFHAILNELSASAPLIREIDRVSALPFASPSGFVMAQSALPEAHQILLIAQDHHRVVVDAIENREGARAEAIMREHSRLAARNLRLALRNRAHLDLLPALALLKSSAD is encoded by the coding sequence ATGAGCGACCGCGACGTCGAACGCTCCGTCTCGCAGACCGTGCGGGCGCAACTCGCGCTGCGCGACATGATCCTGTCCGCTCAGTTGCGGCCGGGCGAACGTATTTCCGAACTGCAGGCGGTCGACATAACAGGCGTGTCGCGCACCCCGGTGCGGCTGGCGCTGGTCCGGCTCGAGGATGAGGGCCTGCTGCAGGCGATCCCCTCCGGCGGCTTCATGGTCAAGGCCCTCACCGAGCGGGACATCCTGGATTCGATCGAGCTGCGCGGCACGCTGGAAGGCCTTGCCGCCCGCTTCGCCGCCGAGCGCGGCGTCAGCGCCCGCAGCCTCGAGCCGCTGAAGGAGTGCCTCGCCGACATCGATCAGCTGGTGCGGCAGGATCCGATCTCGGTCGAGGCCTTTTCGGCCTATGTGACGATGAACGCACGCTTCCACGCCATTCTCAACGAACTGTCCGCCAGCGCGCCGCTGATCCGCGAGATCGACCGCGTCTCGGCGCTGCCGTTCGCTTCGCCAAGCGGCTTCGTGATGGCGCAGTCGGCGCTGCCCGAGGCGCATCAGATCCTGCTCATCGCGCAGGATCATCACCGCGTCGTGGTCGACGCCATCGAGAATCGCGAGGGCGCGCGCGCCGAAGCCATCATGCGCGAGCACTCCCGGCTTGCCGCACGCAATCTGCGGCTGGCGCTGCGCAACCGCGCGCATCTCGACCTGTTGCCCGCGCTCGCTTTGCTCAAATCGTCCGCCGACTAG
- a CDS encoding AraC family transcriptional regulator, translating into MNPANKALWYIESHLAGPLTLDEIAGVSGVSRFHLVRAFGAASGLSVMRYVRARRLSKAARALVAGAPDILSLALDADYSSHEAFTRAFRDHFGVTPEAVRDGACLDHLKLQEPILMESTALDHLKPPRFETSKAMLVAGIGDRINHQNNGAGIPGQWQQFHQKSGDIPDRVGNLAYGVCCNGDDSGNFDYIAGVEVSDFSDLPREFSRVRIPEQKYAVFTHSEHISTIRRTVNTIWNHWLPVSGFKAADAPNFERYDEKFDPVTGNGGLEIWIPVRE; encoded by the coding sequence ATGAATCCAGCCAACAAGGCGCTCTGGTACATCGAAAGCCACTTGGCCGGGCCGTTGACGCTCGACGAGATTGCCGGCGTCAGCGGCGTCTCGCGCTTTCATCTGGTGCGGGCATTCGGCGCCGCGAGCGGACTTTCGGTGATGCGCTATGTGCGTGCCCGCCGCCTCAGCAAGGCGGCACGTGCGCTTGTCGCCGGCGCGCCCGATATTCTGAGCCTGGCGCTGGATGCGGACTACAGCTCCCACGAAGCCTTCACCCGTGCGTTCCGCGACCACTTCGGCGTCACGCCCGAAGCGGTCCGCGACGGCGCGTGTCTCGACCATCTCAAGTTACAGGAGCCCATTCTCATGGAGTCCACCGCACTCGATCATCTCAAGCCTCCGCGTTTCGAGACCAGCAAAGCCATGCTCGTCGCCGGCATCGGTGACCGCATCAATCATCAGAACAACGGGGCCGGCATCCCCGGCCAGTGGCAGCAGTTTCACCAGAAGTCCGGCGATATTCCGGACCGGGTCGGTAACCTCGCTTACGGCGTTTGCTGCAATGGCGATGATTCCGGAAACTTCGATTACATCGCCGGCGTCGAGGTTTCCGATTTTTCCGACCTGCCGCGCGAATTTTCCCGGGTGCGGATCCCCGAACAGAAGTACGCGGTGTTCACCCACTCAGAACACATCTCGACCATCCGCCGCACCGTCAACACGATCTGGAATCACTGGCTGCCGGTGTCCGGTTTCAAGGCTGCCGATGCGCCGAACTTTGAGCGCTACGACGAAAAGTTCGATCCGGTGACCGGCAATGGCGGGCTGGAGATCTGGATTCCGGTGCGGGAGTAG
- a CDS encoding aromatic ring-hydroxylating dioxygenase subunit alpha, with the protein MPTFFPLNAWYAAAWDVDLKHALFPRTICGKHVVMYRQSNGQVSALEDACWHRLVPLSKGRLDGDTVVCGYHGLKYNAQGRCTFMPSQETINPSACVRAYPVVERHRFIWLWMGDPALADPALVPDMHWNDDPAWAGDGKTIHVKCDYRLVVDNLMDLTHETFVHGSSIGNEHVAEAPFDVTHGDKTVTVTRWMRGIEAPPFWAAQLQKPGPVDRWQIIHFQAPGTVNIDVGVAPAGTGAPEGDRSQGVNGFVLNTMTPETETTCHYFWAFARNHRITEQKLTTEIREGVAGIFKEDEIILEAQQRAMDANPDRTFYNLNIDAGAMWARRVIDKMVARETAPHVQAAE; encoded by the coding sequence ATGCCCACCTTTTTTCCGCTCAATGCCTGGTATGCCGCCGCCTGGGACGTCGATCTCAAGCACGCGCTGTTTCCGCGCACGATCTGCGGCAAGCATGTCGTGATGTACCGCCAGTCCAACGGCCAGGTCAGCGCGCTGGAAGATGCCTGCTGGCATCGTCTGGTGCCGCTGTCCAAGGGACGGCTCGACGGCGACACCGTGGTCTGCGGCTATCATGGTTTGAAATACAACGCGCAGGGCCGCTGCACTTTCATGCCCTCGCAGGAGACCATCAACCCGTCGGCCTGCGTGCGCGCCTATCCGGTGGTCGAACGGCATCGTTTCATATGGCTGTGGATGGGCGATCCGGCGCTCGCGGACCCTGCGCTGGTGCCGGACATGCACTGGAACGACGACCCGGCCTGGGCCGGCGACGGCAAGACCATTCACGTGAAGTGCGATTATCGTCTCGTGGTCGACAATCTGATGGACCTCACCCACGAGACCTTCGTGCACGGCTCCAGCATCGGCAACGAGCACGTCGCCGAAGCCCCGTTCGACGTCACCCACGGCGACAAGACGGTGACGGTCACGCGCTGGATGCGCGGCATCGAGGCGCCGCCGTTCTGGGCGGCGCAATTGCAGAAACCCGGCCCGGTCGACCGCTGGCAGATCATCCACTTCCAGGCGCCCGGCACCGTCAACATCGACGTCGGCGTCGCGCCCGCAGGAACCGGCGCGCCGGAGGGCGACCGCTCGCAGGGCGTCAACGGCTTCGTGCTCAACACCATGACCCCGGAGACCGAAACCACCTGCCACTATTTCTGGGCGTTCGCGCGCAATCACCGCATCACCGAACAGAAGCTCACCACCGAAATCCGCGAAGGCGTTGCCGGCATCTTCAAGGAGGATGAAATCATCCTCGAAGCGCAGCAGCGCGCGATGGACGCGAACCCGGACCGCACCTTCTACAACCTCAACATCGACGCCGGCGCGATGTGGGCGCGGCGGGTGATCGACAAGATGGTGGCGCGCGAAACCGCCCCGCACGTCCAGGCCGCGGAGTAA
- a CDS encoding NAD(P)/FAD-dependent oxidoreductase, which translates to MNVQTQIDKTLPRATEHFDVLIAGAGISGVGAAYHLAKQCPGTSFVALETQKTFGGTWSTHRYPGIRSDSDLHTFGYSFKPWTSAPIASAAEILKYMGEVIEENDLGRHIRYQHTITAAKWSSAENLWTIDAVRNDTGEQLRFTTNFFWMCQGYYRHTEGYTPEWKDMAKFKGPVIHPQKWPEDLDYKNKRVIVIGSGATAATLIPAMAKDTAHITMLQRSPTYFRTGRNAIEIAETLRQLQVDEKWIHEITRRKILFDQDAFTRKTFEEPEAAKKDLLSAVEAYLGKDYDIATHFTPRYRPWRQRIAFIPDGDLFQGIKSGKASVVTDEIERFTEKGILLKSGKELEADIIITATGFNLSANGDIDFAVDGKKLDFADTVTYRGMMFTGVPNLVWVFGYFRASWTLRVDLVADFVCRMLAHMKQTGVKKVTAELRAEDHNMPLLPWIDPENFNPGYMMRGMHLMPKRGDKPEWQHNQDYWAEKDEFPNIDLKDKTFVYGA; encoded by the coding sequence ATGAACGTTCAAACCCAGATCGACAAGACCTTGCCCCGTGCCACCGAGCATTTCGACGTCCTGATCGCGGGCGCCGGCATCTCCGGCGTCGGTGCGGCCTATCACCTCGCCAAGCAGTGTCCGGGAACGAGCTTCGTTGCGCTCGAAACCCAGAAGACGTTCGGCGGCACCTGGAGTACCCATCGCTATCCCGGGATCCGCTCCGACAGCGACCTGCACACCTTCGGCTACAGCTTCAAGCCGTGGACCAGCGCGCCGATCGCCAGCGCCGCCGAGATTTTGAAGTACATGGGCGAAGTGATTGAGGAGAACGATCTCGGCCGCCATATCCGCTACCAGCACACCATCACCGCGGCGAAATGGTCGAGCGCGGAAAACCTCTGGACCATCGATGCGGTGCGCAACGATACCGGCGAGCAGCTTCGCTTCACCACCAATTTCTTCTGGATGTGCCAGGGCTACTACCGCCACACCGAAGGCTATACGCCGGAGTGGAAGGACATGGCCAAATTCAAGGGCCCGGTCATCCACCCGCAGAAGTGGCCGGAAGATCTCGATTACAAGAACAAGCGCGTGATCGTGATCGGCTCCGGCGCCACCGCTGCGACGCTGATCCCGGCGATGGCCAAGGACACGGCGCACATCACCATGCTGCAGCGCTCGCCGACCTATTTCCGCACCGGGCGCAACGCGATCGAGATCGCCGAAACGCTGCGCCAGTTGCAGGTGGATGAAAAGTGGATTCACGAAATCACCCGGCGCAAGATCCTGTTCGACCAGGACGCCTTCACCCGCAAGACGTTCGAGGAGCCGGAAGCCGCCAAGAAGGACCTGCTGTCGGCGGTCGAGGCCTATCTCGGCAAGGACTACGACATCGCCACCCACTTTACGCCAAGGTACCGGCCGTGGCGGCAGCGCATCGCCTTCATTCCCGACGGCGACCTGTTCCAGGGCATCAAGTCCGGCAAGGCCTCCGTCGTCACCGACGAAATCGAGCGCTTCACCGAGAAGGGCATCCTGCTGAAATCCGGCAAGGAACTCGAAGCCGACATCATCATCACCGCGACCGGCTTCAACCTCTCGGCCAATGGCGACATCGACTTCGCGGTCGACGGCAAGAAGCTCGATTTCGCCGATACCGTGACCTATCGCGGCATGATGTTCACCGGTGTGCCGAACCTGGTCTGGGTGTTCGGCTATTTCCGCGCCAGTTGGACGCTGCGGGTCGACCTGGTCGCCGATTTCGTCTGCCGGATGCTCGCGCACATGAAGCAAACCGGCGTGAAGAAGGTCACGGCGGAACTTCGCGCCGAAGACCACAACATGCCGCTGCTGCCGTGGATCGATCCGGAGAACTTCAACCCCGGCTACATGATGCGCGGCATGCACCTGATGCCCAAGCGCGGCGACAAGCCGGAATGGCAACACAACCAGGACTACTGGGCGGAAAAGGACGAATTTCCGAACATCGACCTGAAGGACAAGACCTTCGTGTACGGCGCCTGA
- a CDS encoding DUF3175 domain-containing protein, which produces MNLVPGQFVADYAVAASRFGVEQCGGSRPRGTARCDDDCLENGGVVMARKAKKTAKKKPTSKRWSQKVTETSDAMTLEDGVFKKTPRALALSLKRSAERSTRRKSSPFRSAMSMLSFYENRAGKISPPSARSRSRKPRTSSARSTTKHDEGSRMLRHAGGLATA; this is translated from the coding sequence ATGAATTTGGTTCCTGGACAATTTGTCGCTGACTACGCCGTCGCGGCTTCACGATTTGGCGTAGAACAATGCGGCGGCTCCCGGCCGCGAGGAACCGCGCGTTGCGATGACGATTGTCTCGAAAACGGAGGCGTTGTTATGGCCAGGAAGGCGAAAAAAACTGCCAAAAAGAAACCAACCTCGAAGCGCTGGTCTCAAAAGGTGACTGAGACGAGTGATGCGATGACCCTTGAGGATGGCGTCTTCAAGAAGACGCCTCGGGCCCTCGCCTTGTCCCTGAAACGCTCAGCCGAGCGAAGCACAAGGCGAAAATCGTCGCCGTTCCGCTCGGCGATGTCGATGCTCAGCTTCTACGAAAACCGCGCCGGCAAAATCTCTCCGCCATCCGCAAGGTCAAGATCGAGAAAGCCAAGGACGAGCTCCGCGCGCTCTACGACAAAGCATGATGAAGGGTCGAGAATGCTCAGACACGCGGGCGGATTAGCGACAGCGTAA
- a CDS encoding peptide ABC transporter permease → MVREGPAPYPAEKARGGEIILKTPARRAIFLAGLIGAVLLVLILGLIR, encoded by the coding sequence ATGGTACGCGAAGGCCCTGCGCCCTATCCTGCCGAAAAAGCACGGGGTGGCGAAATCATTCTGAAGACGCCGGCTCGCCGGGCGATCTTCCTCGCCGGTCTGATCGGCGCCGTTCTGCTGGTGCTGATCCTGGGATTGATCCGCTAA
- a CDS encoding ABC transporter substrate-binding protein, whose product MHYRISNRVTSAALAGLFAIAVASSANAQKKYDPGATDTEIKIGNIMPYSGPASAYATIGKTEAAYFNKINSEGGINGRKINFVSYDDGYSPPKTVEQARKLVESDEVLLIFNPLGTPGNTAIQKYMNSKKVPQIFVSSGAAKWNDPKNFPWTIGWQPNYQTEARIYAAYILKNFPGKTIGVLYQNDDFGKDYVIGLREGLGEQANKLIVVESSYETSSPTVDSQIVQIKGANPDIFVNIATPKFAAQAIKKIGELKWNPVHFLTNVSVSVGSVMKPAGYENGQGILSAAYLKDPKDPQWKNDPAMNEWRAFMTKWYPEGDQEDASTTFGYGVAQGIVQVLKQCGDDLTRENVMKQAASLNFELGVYLPGTKIKTSPTDFAPLEQLQMMKFKGESWELFGPLMSGEKNS is encoded by the coding sequence ATGCACTACCGTATCTCGAACCGTGTCACATCCGCAGCACTTGCGGGACTGTTCGCCATCGCCGTTGCAAGCTCAGCCAACGCCCAGAAGAAATACGATCCGGGTGCTACCGATACCGAGATCAAGATCGGCAACATCATGCCCTATTCGGGGCCGGCGTCCGCCTATGCGACGATCGGCAAGACCGAGGCGGCCTATTTCAACAAGATCAATTCCGAAGGCGGCATCAACGGCCGCAAGATCAACTTCGTCAGCTATGACGACGGCTACAGCCCGCCGAAGACCGTGGAGCAAGCACGCAAGCTGGTCGAATCCGACGAGGTGCTGCTGATCTTCAATCCGCTGGGTACGCCGGGCAATACCGCGATCCAGAAGTACATGAACTCCAAGAAGGTGCCGCAGATCTTCGTCTCGAGCGGTGCTGCGAAATGGAACGATCCTAAGAATTTCCCGTGGACGATCGGCTGGCAGCCCAACTACCAGACCGAGGCCCGAATCTATGCCGCCTATATTCTCAAAAACTTTCCCGGCAAAACCATCGGCGTGCTCTACCAGAACGACGATTTCGGCAAGGACTACGTGATCGGACTGCGCGAGGGACTCGGCGAGCAGGCCAACAAGCTGATCGTCGTCGAAAGCTCCTACGAAACCTCATCGCCGACGGTGGATTCGCAGATCGTGCAGATCAAGGGCGCCAATCCCGACATCTTCGTCAACATCGCGACGCCGAAATTCGCCGCGCAGGCGATCAAGAAGATCGGCGAACTGAAATGGAATCCGGTCCACTTCCTCACCAACGTGTCGGTATCGGTCGGCAGCGTGATGAAGCCGGCCGGATACGAGAACGGCCAGGGCATCCTGAGTGCGGCCTATCTGAAGGATCCCAAGGACCCGCAGTGGAAGAACGATCCGGCCATGAACGAATGGCGTGCCTTCATGACCAAGTGGTATCCCGAAGGCGACCAGGAAGACGCCTCGACCACCTTCGGTTATGGCGTGGCGCAAGGCATCGTCCAGGTGCTCAAGCAGTGCGGTGACGACCTCACCCGCGAGAACGTCATGAAGCAGGCCGCCAGTTTGAACTTCGAACTCGGCGTCTACCTGCCCGGCACCAAGATCAAGACCAGCCCGACCGACTTTGCCCCGCTCGAGCAGCTTCAGATGATGAAGTTCAAGGGCGAAAGCTGGGAATTGTTCGGACCGCTGATGTCGGGCGAGAAGAACTCGTAA